In Streptomyces chartreusis, the following proteins share a genomic window:
- a CDS encoding response regulator transcription factor produces the protein MHGDDGMPSARWETELARVGALSDRELQVFALLGAGLSNRGIATRLQVTERTVKAHVASILTKLEVESRLQVGLVAQAHQLMYEGTVSNSSDVIDN, from the coding sequence ATGCACGGTGACGACGGCATGCCGTCGGCGCGTTGGGAGACCGAGCTCGCTCGCGTAGGAGCGCTTTCCGATCGCGAGTTGCAGGTCTTCGCGCTCCTGGGTGCCGGACTTTCCAATCGCGGTATCGCGACCCGGCTTCAGGTCACGGAGCGCACGGTGAAGGCGCACGTCGCGAGTATTCTGACCAAGCTGGAAGTGGAATCCCGCCTTCAGGTCGGCTTGGTCGCCCAGGCTCATCAGCTCATGTACGAAGGTACAGTTTCGAACAGCTCGGACGTGATTGATAATTGA
- a CDS encoding MMPL family transporter — protein sequence MGGRNLITRAARWSAVHPWWAMTLWVVFVLGALVVGGMTGTRSATVSDLAIGQSGRAAEIAKDGGLENRAVENILVTPYEGTLDQDRARAAADEAADALRGAKGVTAIGKPVPAPDGSALLVPVTLGGDPETASERVQPLLDKVEKVGEKHTEVRVELVGAGSIKAGLDDMLSEDLGRATGLSLPVTLIVMVFVFGAIVAASVPVILGISSVLAGLGLWGVASQFVADPGPVTHIIVLMGMAIGVDYSLFYLKRQREERALGADNIDAIEIASATSGHSVMVSGLVVMVSMGALYLAGHIAFESMATGAVLVVAIAMLASLTVLPAMLSKFGRYLDRPRVPLVWRLTQRAGTKPRLWSAMLKPSLRHPVISLVLSVGALLALAVPAMDLKLKATGVDDLPHSIPAMQANERLTESFPSQADTHTVAVRVPADQAGRLPDAVTSLIQRTQHSGLFVHTPAPEVRTSKDGTVATIAVGTRFDSNSEKARESLTALREDIAPGTVGRVRGAEFAVGGSDVAYDVDYRANVVDKMPWVLGVALLLTFLVMAIAFRSIMLAMITVVLNVLSAVASFGLLALIFQRTWAEGFLDFESTGRVVAWLPLMLFVILLGLSMDYHVFVVSRIREAARGGLPIREAVEQGITRTAGVVTSAAVVMVSVFALLASLSFIEMKQMGVGMACAVLLDATLIRIVVLPSVVTLLGWKTWWPSRLAHQNEARPPRIPALVARRAPIL from the coding sequence GTGGGAGGCAGGAACCTGATCACCAGGGCCGCTCGCTGGAGCGCCGTCCACCCCTGGTGGGCGATGACGCTCTGGGTGGTGTTCGTCCTCGGCGCCCTCGTGGTCGGCGGAATGACCGGCACACGGTCGGCGACCGTCTCGGACCTGGCCATCGGCCAGTCCGGCCGCGCGGCCGAGATAGCCAAGGACGGCGGCCTGGAGAACCGGGCCGTGGAGAACATCCTGGTGACGCCCTACGAGGGCACGCTCGACCAGGACAGGGCGCGGGCGGCGGCCGACGAGGCCGCGGATGCGCTGCGGGGCGCCAAGGGCGTCACCGCGATCGGCAAGCCGGTACCGGCGCCCGACGGTTCGGCCCTGCTGGTGCCCGTCACGCTCGGCGGGGACCCGGAGACCGCGAGCGAACGCGTGCAGCCGCTGCTCGACAAGGTCGAGAAGGTCGGCGAGAAGCACACCGAGGTCCGCGTCGAACTCGTGGGCGCCGGCTCCATCAAGGCCGGGCTCGACGACATGCTCTCCGAGGACCTGGGCCGGGCCACCGGGCTCAGCCTCCCGGTGACGCTGATCGTGATGGTGTTCGTCTTCGGCGCGATCGTCGCCGCGAGCGTCCCCGTCATCCTCGGCATCTCCTCCGTGCTCGCCGGCCTCGGACTGTGGGGCGTGGCCTCCCAATTCGTCGCCGACCCGGGCCCGGTGACCCACATCATCGTGCTGATGGGCATGGCCATCGGCGTCGACTACTCGCTCTTCTACCTCAAGCGGCAGCGCGAGGAGCGCGCGCTCGGCGCCGACAACATCGACGCCATCGAGATCGCCTCCGCCACCTCCGGCCACTCCGTGATGGTCTCCGGACTGGTCGTCATGGTCTCCATGGGCGCCCTCTACCTCGCCGGGCACATCGCCTTCGAGTCGATGGCCACCGGAGCGGTCCTCGTCGTCGCCATCGCGATGCTCGCCTCGCTGACCGTGCTGCCCGCGATGCTCTCCAAGTTCGGCCGCTACCTGGACCGTCCGCGGGTGCCGCTGGTGTGGCGGCTCACCCAGCGCGCCGGCACCAAGCCGCGCCTGTGGTCGGCGATGCTCAAGCCGTCGCTGCGGCACCCGGTCATCTCCCTGGTGCTGTCGGTGGGCGCGTTGCTCGCGCTCGCCGTGCCGGCCATGGACCTGAAGCTGAAGGCCACCGGCGTCGACGACCTGCCGCACTCCATCCCCGCGATGCAGGCCAACGAGCGGCTGACCGAGTCCTTCCCGAGCCAGGCAGACACGCACACCGTCGCCGTACGGGTCCCCGCGGACCAGGCCGGCCGGCTGCCCGACGCGGTGACCTCCCTCATCCAACGCACCCAGCACTCCGGCCTGTTCGTGCACACTCCGGCGCCCGAGGTGCGCACCTCCAAGGACGGCACGGTGGCCACCATCGCGGTCGGCACCCGCTTCGACAGCAACTCCGAGAAGGCCCGCGAGTCCCTGACGGCGCTGCGCGAGGACATCGCGCCGGGGACCGTCGGCCGGGTGCGGGGAGCGGAGTTCGCCGTCGGCGGCAGCGACGTGGCCTACGACGTGGACTACCGGGCCAACGTGGTCGACAAGATGCCCTGGGTGCTCGGGGTGGCGCTGCTGCTGACCTTCCTGGTGATGGCGATCGCGTTCCGCTCGATCATGCTCGCGATGATCACCGTGGTGCTCAACGTCCTTTCCGCGGTGGCCTCGTTCGGGCTGCTGGCGCTGATCTTCCAGCGGACCTGGGCGGAGGGCTTCCTGGACTTCGAGTCCACCGGCCGGGTGGTGGCCTGGTTGCCGCTGATGCTCTTCGTGATCCTGCTCGGCCTCTCGATGGACTACCACGTCTTCGTGGTCAGCCGGATCCGCGAGGCGGCGCGCGGCGGGCTGCCGATCCGGGAGGCCGTGGAGCAGGGCATCACCCGCACGGCCGGCGTCGTGACGAGCGCCGCGGTGGTGATGGTCAGCGTGTTCGCGCTGCTGGCCTCGCTGAGCTTCATCGAGATGAAGCAGATGGGCGTCGGCATGGCCTGCGCGGTGCTGCTGGACGCCACGCTCATCCGGATCGTGGTCCTGCCGTCGGTGGTCACGCTGCTCGGCTGGAAGACCTGGTGGCCCTCGCGGCTCGCGCATCAGAACGAGGCGCGGCCGCCGCGGATTCCGGCATTGGTCGCGCGGCGGGCACCGATTCTCTGA
- a CDS encoding acyl carrier protein, with product MTENTAVVDTAERARFVDAVRKGLSEVLNKDVSGADEGVRLFDELGLDSSSALELLITIEEILDVQFDAEDLEMTHFETVGSLADFVAAEAGA from the coding sequence ATGACCGAGAACACCGCAGTCGTGGACACCGCCGAGCGCGCGCGCTTCGTGGACGCCGTCCGCAAGGGCCTGAGCGAGGTCCTGAACAAGGACGTCTCCGGCGCCGACGAGGGCGTGCGCCTCTTCGACGAGCTGGGGCTCGACTCCAGCAGCGCGCTGGAGCTGCTCATCACCATCGAGGAGATCCTCGACGTGCAGTTCGACGCCGAGGACCTGGAGATGACGCACTTCGAGACGGTGGGCTCGCTCGCCGACTTCGTCGCGGCGGAAGCGGGCGCCTGA
- a CDS encoding type III PLP-dependent enzyme encodes MSLAYEVQGLGITELAEQYGTPLYLYDGAEITTRFQGLRGRLHPSLEVFYSLKANPNISVCALLHRCGARAEVSSLTELVTARRAGVDPRDIIFLGPGKSRTELAACLDEDIHAIVCESLDELALIDEVAREKFVTARVALRVNPSFSVKGSGLTMGGKPRQFGIDEEQLLAEGPELASRYPAVRLMGVQVYLGTRILGEDTVVENTRRILDLAERVSGHLGFPLETVDVGGGLGIAYFDNEKDLDLDELAAGLNPVVDAFAVRHPDTRMIMELGRFLVAASGTYVTRVRYTKQSMGENFAVTDGGTNHHMAAVGIGSYVKRNFPIAALERLDAPATESWHITGPLCTPNDVVGKKVPMPPLEAGELIGVQRSGAYGPTASPVHFLSHGYPAEVLVLDGRAHLIRERDDVEVMLGRQRLYDAPGADDHRTQN; translated from the coding sequence GTGAGCCTCGCCTACGAGGTGCAGGGCCTCGGCATCACCGAACTCGCCGAGCAGTACGGCACGCCCCTCTACCTGTACGACGGTGCGGAGATCACCACCCGCTTCCAGGGCCTGCGCGGGCGTCTGCACCCGTCGCTGGAGGTCTTCTACTCGCTGAAGGCCAACCCGAACATCTCCGTCTGCGCGCTGCTGCACCGTTGCGGCGCCCGCGCCGAGGTGTCCTCGCTGACCGAGCTGGTCACGGCCCGCCGCGCCGGCGTCGACCCGCGGGACATCATCTTCCTCGGCCCCGGCAAGTCCCGTACCGAGCTGGCCGCCTGCCTCGACGAGGACATCCACGCGATCGTGTGCGAGTCCCTCGACGAGCTCGCCCTCATCGACGAGGTGGCGCGGGAGAAGTTCGTCACCGCGCGGGTCGCGCTGCGCGTCAACCCGTCCTTCTCCGTGAAGGGTTCGGGTCTGACGATGGGCGGCAAGCCCCGCCAGTTCGGCATCGACGAGGAGCAGCTGCTCGCCGAGGGCCCGGAGCTCGCCTCCCGCTACCCGGCCGTACGCCTGATGGGCGTCCAGGTCTACCTGGGCACGCGCATCCTCGGCGAGGACACCGTCGTGGAGAACACCCGGCGCATCCTGGACCTCGCCGAGCGTGTCTCGGGGCACCTCGGCTTCCCGCTGGAGACCGTCGACGTCGGCGGCGGTCTCGGCATCGCCTACTTCGACAACGAGAAGGACCTCGACCTCGACGAGCTCGCCGCCGGGCTCAACCCGGTCGTGGACGCCTTCGCCGTACGGCACCCCGACACCCGCATGATCATGGAGCTGGGCCGGTTCCTGGTGGCCGCTTCCGGCACCTATGTGACCCGGGTGCGCTACACGAAGCAGTCGATGGGCGAGAACTTCGCGGTCACCGACGGCGGCACCAACCACCACATGGCCGCGGTCGGCATCGGCTCCTACGTCAAGCGGAACTTCCCCATCGCCGCCCTGGAGCGCCTCGACGCGCCGGCCACCGAGTCCTGGCACATCACCGGCCCGCTGTGCACGCCGAACGACGTCGTCGGCAAGAAGGTGCCCATGCCGCCGCTGGAGGCCGGCGAACTCATCGGCGTGCAGCGCTCCGGCGCCTACGGGCCGACCGCCTCGCCCGTGCACTTCCTCAGCCACGGCTACCCGGCGGAGGTCCTCGTCCTGGACGGACGGGCGCACCTGATCCGCGAGCGCGACGACGTCGAGGTGATGCTCGGCCGGCAGCGGCTGTACGACGCGCCGGGCGCCGACGACCACCGAACCCAGAACTGA
- a CDS encoding AfsR/SARP family transcriptional regulator has product MLTMLALNPGQVVAFDELIDELWGEVPLKNTRNALQANVKRMRKALAEFGFEDPDQTLIRTVDNGYMLDVPEEALDAHRFLRMAEKGAGLVGQRPYEARDLLRQSLSMWRGPALLDVSDGPRCRAVALRLDEQRKTAREDLIEAQLQAGEAGVVVAELKQLLAQYPERERFSEQLMIALYRCGRQSEAIDIFHRTRKWLDEELGLKPSRRLHSTYQAILMQDPSL; this is encoded by the coding sequence ATGCTGACCATGCTCGCGTTGAACCCCGGCCAGGTGGTCGCCTTCGACGAGCTGATCGATGAACTGTGGGGCGAAGTCCCTCTCAAGAACACGCGCAACGCTCTTCAGGCCAACGTCAAGCGCATGCGCAAGGCGCTTGCCGAGTTCGGATTCGAGGATCCTGACCAGACCCTCATCCGTACCGTGGACAACGGCTACATGCTCGACGTCCCCGAGGAGGCCCTCGACGCCCACCGCTTCCTGCGGATGGCCGAAAAGGGCGCCGGCCTGGTGGGGCAACGGCCGTACGAGGCGCGGGACCTGCTTCGGCAGTCCCTCTCCATGTGGCGGGGACCGGCCCTGCTCGACGTGAGTGACGGGCCGCGCTGCCGGGCCGTGGCGCTCCGTCTCGACGAACAGCGCAAGACAGCCAGGGAAGACCTGATCGAGGCACAGTTGCAGGCCGGCGAGGCGGGGGTCGTCGTTGCCGAGCTGAAGCAGTTGCTCGCTCAGTATCCCGAACGGGAGCGGTTCAGCGAGCAGTTGATGATCGCGCTGTACCGCTGCGGACGGCAGTCCGAGGCGATCGACATCTTCCATCGCACCCGTAAGTGGCTGGACGAGGAACTGGGACTGAAGCCGTCACGGCGGCTGCACAGCACGTATCAGGCCATCCTGATGCAGGACCCGTCTCTGTGA
- a CDS encoding acyl-CoA dehydrogenase family protein — MISLPAPLVTTQEHVRRWAGDLRAHALELDADPEAIRRHLDLPAVRFLAGHEVPPDWQRANDAAGAGPAHGLPTLERVLVSEELARGDAGMMLASPGASMCGALLGVLGSQEQRNWVYGRLAERPRWTCFALTEPERGSAIGEMTATLTPDGDGGYLLDGEKRYVGNAARADVGAVFARVAGTERLGVLAVLVDTADPGFRAEPLPTVGLRGAQLTHITLERVRVPAERVLGAHLPPTRRGMWSIVAVFNQLRPSVAAIALGIARAAHDYVAEHRRLLRGRERETYEELGHRIDAARLLTYRAALAVDRRPAAGHLASAAKARACELAEDVTLAALGLLGPGARLDHPLLEKLARDARGVEFMEGTRNIQKLNLFQGLHTGKVGRP, encoded by the coding sequence GTGATCAGCCTCCCCGCCCCGCTCGTCACCACCCAGGAGCACGTACGGCGCTGGGCCGGTGACCTGCGGGCGCACGCCCTCGAACTCGACGCGGACCCCGAGGCGATCCGCCGCCACCTCGATCTGCCCGCCGTGCGCTTCCTGGCCGGACACGAGGTGCCGCCCGACTGGCAGCGGGCGAACGACGCGGCGGGCGCGGGCCCCGCACACGGGCTGCCCACGCTCGAACGGGTGCTGGTCAGCGAGGAGTTGGCCCGGGGAGACGCGGGGATGATGCTCGCCTCGCCGGGCGCCTCCATGTGCGGGGCGCTGCTCGGCGTCCTCGGCAGCCAGGAACAGCGCAACTGGGTGTACGGCAGGCTCGCCGAGCGTCCGCGCTGGACCTGCTTCGCCCTCACCGAACCCGAACGCGGCTCCGCCATCGGCGAGATGACCGCCACCCTCACCCCGGACGGTGACGGCGGCTATCTCCTCGACGGCGAGAAGCGGTACGTCGGCAACGCCGCCCGCGCCGACGTCGGCGCCGTCTTCGCCCGCGTCGCCGGGACCGAACGGCTCGGGGTGCTGGCCGTCCTGGTGGACACCGCCGACCCCGGCTTCCGGGCCGAACCGCTGCCCACCGTGGGGCTGCGCGGGGCACAGCTCACCCACATCACGCTGGAGCGGGTGCGGGTGCCCGCCGAGCGGGTGCTCGGGGCGCATCTGCCGCCGACCCGGCGCGGCATGTGGAGCATCGTCGCCGTCTTCAACCAGCTGCGCCCCAGCGTCGCCGCCATCGCCCTGGGCATCGCCCGCGCCGCCCACGACTACGTCGCCGAACACCGGCGGCTGCTGCGCGGACGCGAGCGCGAGACGTACGAGGAACTCGGCCACCGCATCGACGCGGCCCGGCTGCTGACGTACCGGGCCGCCCTCGCCGTGGACCGGCGCCCCGCCGCCGGGCACCTCGCGTCGGCCGCCAAGGCCCGCGCCTGCGAGCTCGCCGAGGACGTGACCCTCGCCGCGCTCGGCCTCCTCGGCCCCGGCGCCCGGCTGGACCATCCGCTGCTGGAGAAGCTGGCCAGGGACGCCCGGGGCGTGGAGTTCATGGAAGGCACACGCAACATCCAGAAACTCAATCTCTTCCAGGGGCTGCACACCGGAAAGGTGGGCCGGCCGTGA
- a CDS encoding 4'-phosphopantetheinyl transferase family protein, producing MSAEAEVWHIPLSAEPEPEGGPSTLEDLLDDNERSRARMGKLPGMRRRFVRAHAAARIILGGRLGQPPDTVRFTRGRWGKPAVEGARGLHFSLSHSGELALLALAPRPVGVDVELARADLDFTRLARRFFPEAERGSVARGGRDTFVRLWTRKEACVKAAGGRLTQGMGLPVAHTAPQAVVRDPAGELEGPWRVADLALPDGYAGAVALFGGDPFSVSSRMWYDMPPEESDAMSATRGVK from the coding sequence GTGAGCGCGGAGGCCGAGGTGTGGCACATTCCGCTTTCCGCCGAACCGGAACCGGAGGGCGGCCCTTCCACTCTTGAGGACCTCCTGGACGACAACGAGAGATCCCGGGCCCGGATGGGGAAACTCCCCGGAATGCGGCGCCGTTTCGTACGGGCGCACGCCGCTGCCCGGATCATCCTCGGCGGCCGCCTCGGACAGCCACCGGACACCGTGCGCTTCACCCGCGGACGCTGGGGCAAGCCCGCGGTCGAGGGCGCGCGCGGGCTGCACTTCAGCCTGTCCCACTCGGGGGAGCTGGCGCTGCTCGCGCTGGCACCCAGACCCGTCGGCGTGGATGTGGAACTGGCCCGCGCCGACCTCGACTTCACGCGGCTGGCCAGGCGTTTCTTCCCGGAAGCGGAACGCGGTTCGGTGGCGCGCGGCGGCCGGGACACCTTCGTGCGGCTGTGGACCCGCAAGGAGGCGTGCGTGAAGGCGGCGGGCGGCCGGCTCACCCAGGGCATGGGCCTGCCGGTGGCGCACACCGCGCCCCAGGCCGTCGTACGGGATCCGGCGGGGGAACTCGAAGGTCCCTGGCGGGTCGCGGACCTGGCGCTGCCCGACGGATATGCGGGCGCCGTCGCCCTGTTCGGCGGCGATCCCTTTTCCGTGTCATCGCGGATGTGGTATGACATGCCGCCGGAAGAATCCGACGCCATGTCGGCCACCCGGGGTGTCAAGTAG